In Hyphomicrobium denitrificans 1NES1, the genomic stretch GAGGCCGCTCTCGCGAAATTGGATTTTTTCATTCAAAGCGAGTTGTTCGAGACGCCGTCTGCTCGTTGGGCTGATCTGTTGCTTCCCGCCGCCTCATGCTGGGAACGCCAAGGGTTACAGGCCGGATTTTTCGTGGACGAAGCGGCAGAAGCTCACGTTCAGCTGCGTCGGGCACTTGTACGCCCGCCCGGAGACGCGCGATCCGACACTGCGATCGTTTTTGATCTTGCCCGTGTGCTCGGGCTTTCTGAGGACTTCTTCAACGGAGATCAGGAAGCCGGTCTCGCCCACATCCTCGCCCCAAGCGGGCTAAGCGTTGAGGCGCTGCGCTCTCACGAAAGAGGACTTACAGCTACAAACCTTGACGTTAAAGGCCAGCTCCCAGTGATCACATTATGGTCAAAAGCTTTGGCTCGCTTGGGTGAAGACGCACTGCCTATATGGGAGCCGCCCGCAAGCCCGCCAGAATTTCCGTTTCTTCTCACGTCTGGAAAGACCGTTCCCTACTGCCACAGCCAGTTTCATCAGATCGAGACATTGCGAAAGCTAGAGCCAGAGCCCGTGGCCGAACTCGCCCCGGATGTGGCGGCGGCTCGGAAGGTCAGACCTGGTGATACTATTGTCATTCGCACTGCGGTTGGCGAAGTGTACTTCCGTGCCACGATAAATTCCGGACTTTCCGCCGGAACGATTTGGGCTCACTACGGCTGGTGGCGTGCAGATCAAAACATCAACTACAATGCAGTTATGGATGGAGAATGCTTCGACGTTGTATCCGGCAGCAACGCGCTTAGAGGAATCGCCTGCGATTTGACAAAACGCGAGCTTCTTGCCACGTAACCATGGGCGTGAGCGAGCCTAGAAAGCTGTTCACTGGCGGCGGAAGGCATCCTGGCACCGTCACGTCGACGGGGACGACGGCAGATACCGGTCCGATGCAAGCGTAGCTTCCAGCAAAAACACCGCCCGTGCACGCACAGGCGCCGACGGCCACCTGGTCAACGGAAGCAAGAGCGAGGGGACTCTCTCGCTATCCGGAATTCGTCTGCTCTATTCAGTTTTTTCAGCGCACGGCCTAAATGCGTACGAAATATTCGGCCTCAGCCAGAGTTTCGGATCCGTCGAGCAGAGGTTATTCCGATTGCACCCTGCCATAGTTTGTGCAGAAATTTGCGGCGGAGGCCGCTGTCCCGGTCCATCGCGACTAACGCGCGCTCTAGCGAAGACGAACCTCCAGACACACTATTACCAACATTCGCCAACCATCTATCATCACGAGCTTCGCCGATAGATGAGGACGTTGGAGCGACAGACGGCTTCTTCACAACGGCGCGATGCGCGGTTCCACATTCCATATCAACATTCATACTCAACGGAACATCCTTTGCTTACAGCTAATAAGTAATAAGTCGCCGTTTAGCGAAATTGCGTGCTGAAAGACAAGTGATGTGAATAACACGGTAGAAATACAGTGACGCTCTCAGCGCCGCAGCCCGTGAGGATCATCGCTCAGCGTCTGTCGAATTATAGGCGTAGATACCTCACACATGTCGTTGCTAGTCACTGTAAGCCTTGGCGTGACGCAACAAACCAAGAGCGGCTCGATGGCGAGAACGGATTTTTACTGACGCCCAGCATCGACCATTTGTTTGATCGGAAAATTTATTGGCTTGAAGATAGTGGCCGGCTCATCATTTCTCCTGTCGCTCATAGGCCGTCTCTTCAACGGAGGAGATCGAAGCCTCCGAGACGGTAAATGTTGGAAACTTCACCTCAGGGCAAAAGCGATTCCGTGAGTTTCATCGTAACTCTGCGCTTCTGCAGTCAATACTATAGACGGCAGACAGGCAGCATCAACTGACGCGAGTGATTCGAACTTGCTGTAGCTATTGGTAGAAAACACAAACAACATTCGTGAATTGACAGTGTGCCGCTTTATCCGTGGCTGTGTGAGAACTCCGGCGTGAAGGTCACTCGGTGAAGCTGACGTGTTCACCGTCCTGACCTCAGCCGCGAACCGCTGCGATCAGCGGCTAAACGCCCATGATCGAGATCATCCGCTTGATGTTGTAGGCCAGGACGCAGAGGCTCATCTCGGCTTTCATGCGCTCAAGTCCTCTTGTCAGGAAGTGCGTGTAGCCCATCCACGCTTTGATTGTGCCGAACGTGTGCTCGACTGTTCTCCGGCGAACCGTCATGGCGTTGCCCGCATCGAGCCGCCTCTGCATCTCCTCGATGACGCCCTCATGTTCCCAGCGATTCACGCGGCACGCCTCGGCGCGAGAGGGGAGGAGTAGCGTTCGTATCAATTCTAACGGCTGAATGACGTCATCAGGTCAGCACTCCGGACCTATGCATTCAATGCAGCGCTAACCCCTTTTTATCAAAAAGATCTGTGCTTCGACGGCTGACCGCCCGGATCGTGATGCCCCGAAACCGCTTCATTCGCCCAGACGTTCGAGCTGGCCAAGCACAGTTCAAGGAACAAAAAGCCCGAGCATGAGTTCGAGCGGCAAATGAGCACCTACTGGCAAAAGAGTATTTGGGATGAAAAGCGTGAAGGGAGTGTCTCGTAACACGCGCCTGCAGATTATGCTAACCAACGATGAACTTGTCGCAATCGACGACTGGCGGTGTCGGCATCGCATGCAGACTCGCAGCTCCTGAACTTTTAGCCAGGACGAAACTCCCGTGAAGCCGATGCGATCGTAGGATTATGGGCTGCTGAACTTCATCGAAGGAAGAGACAGAATGCTAAGGTTGTCTTCTTTTCGGCCATATCACCTCCGTCGGCAGTCGAACCCATTCTTCCGGTCCCGTTTTGACCGCCTTGGACATACGCTGCGAAGTCTCAGATGCAAACAAAAAACCAAATCCGAGGATTTCAGCATCACTAGGAGCCTCGAGGCCTCAACGCATCCTGCGCTATTTTTGCTTGCGAACACCCCTTGCTGTCGAAGATGCTGCCGGATTCGCCGCAGCACGGGCCAACCGCTCTGCTCTGAGGCGCGCTGTTTGCGCACGGGTCGCAGCTAATTTGGCCTTGATCTCATCAAGCGCCTCCTGCGCATCCGCCGCGCGCGTCTGCTTCTTTTCTGCAGCTTTCACTCTTGCAAGTTCGCTGTCATGGGTCGCCTGAAGCTGATCGATGAACGCCCGATGCTTCGCACTCTTCGGATAATCCCACATTTGATTCACGTAGGCAGTATAAGCGTAGTAACAAGGGTCCCTGTCGGCACAAGTTGATTGATCTATCAGACATTCAGCGGATTTATGGGCACAATCATGGACTACGATATACCTTCGGCTTTGGTGTTGCCGGCTTGGGCAACCGTAATGAGAGCGAGAAGACGATGATTCACTGGAAGCCAGTCGGAGAGTACGTAGAACCCAATTGGGTGAAACATGGAACGGACCTGCCGCCCATCCTTTTCTGGCGCTCTGTGAAAGGAGCAGTGCTCGGCTTTTTGCGGGACGGCGAGCTGTTCGACGCGAAGTGGATTTACGTCTGCGACGCCAACAAAGTATCGCACTTCTCAGCCGTTAATGTCCCGGGTGACACCGTTGTAGAATTAGCGGCGCATCGCGCGGAAAGCTGAGCAGAGCCTGCCGGCACAATCACATCACGGCCACTCGCACATAAATATCTATAGCTAAATCATCGATTAGCGCGCATGCTGACACCATCATCGGCAGGCAGCCCGGGCGCTGATGGCTGAGAGACAGACGCTCCCGCCTGAAGGAGGAGAAGCAATGGACTCTCGTCCGCCATTCAATCCAGATCAATTCGCGCTGTGCTATCGCGCGTATACCGCTGCTTTACTGGACGTCCAGAAGCAAAACGGCGGAACACCAAACGCACCATTGTCCGAAGGAATCCGGTTCATGGTCGCGCTGCGCATCATTGAAGCGTCAGCGAGCGGAGAGCGCGATCTTTCCAGGCTAAGGCGATTTGCACTGAGTGGTTGACGCATCACTAGATGCTCGGTTCGCTTCGTCCTTGACCATCAACGGTCAGCCGCCATTCGTAGCTATCGCGGTGTGTCCACCGCTTATCGCAATGCTCGCAGCCGCAGGATTCCATCAATAAAAGGTGCATTTTTGTGGGGCGGATAATCTAAGAGACGACTATTGGGTCGCGTCCTCGTCACGGACGCGTCTTCGGCTGTTTGCTGGACGATGTTGCGGCTTCTCTCGCGAGTCTTTCCGCCCGAAGGCGTTGCGTTTTGGCCTGAACGGCAAGTCTTTCTGCTTCGTGATCCTTCATCGCTTGCTGTGCCTCTTGAGCCCTACGCAGCTTCGTCGCTGCGATAGCTCTTTTATCCCTTACGACCATGGCACAATGACTCCAAACTCAAAGTTCAACATAGCAAAAAGCCTCGCGCTGTTCCGCACGAGGCTTCAAGAGAAAGAGCTCTGCCAGTACATCCGTGGTCAAGGCTCGATCTCATTTTATTGCGCGTCCTTTAGACGGGGCGTAGGTTTTGTGCGGAGGATTTTCCAGTCCGGCGATCTGCCACGACCTCGAAAGATACTTTCTCACCTTCGTTAAGATTGCTCAGACCTGCGCGTTCAACAGCGCTGATATGAACAAAAACGTCCTGGGTGCCATCCTCCGGCTGGATAAATCCAAAGCCTTTTTGACTGTTGAACCACTTCACGGTGCCTGTTTGCATTGGGTATTTCCTTAAAAGCATTTAGTCGGCGCACGTTATGCGCGCTGGTTATTTGTCGAGATTGTTGGAAGGTCATCAGTCAGCCGCATTTTCGCGGGGAGGCCAAGTCATTCTGGCGAAGCTCGATCTTCGCTAAATAGTGATGATAATACGTTCGTGCAAGCCATTCGTTAGAAATAAAAAGAGTAGATGGGCTCCTTGCACTCCACAACGATCGAAATCTCCACCCGCGAATAGGTCAGCCTACGACGAAGAACGATGGTGTTTTGGAAGCGCATTTGCGTCGGGCGTCGACCGCGCAACATGGTACCCACAGGATATGAGATCGGCGATCGCAATAGTCCCGTCGATCATGAATGCGCAGAAAGCTGCTTCAGTCATCTCTATTTCGTAGGCACGGGACCAATGATGGGCAGGGCCAAAGGTTGAAGTTAGAGGCAAGTTGATACCGCGTTTATCGACCGAGAAGCCCAACAGACCGGGATTTCCGCAGACAAAGACGTAGACGATCGAGAGCAAACTGGCCTCCTCTCATGGAACCGGATCCTACGCCTTATATTGTCCAGGACCTCCAGTGGGGACGAAATGCAACGTTACGCCGAGCTTACTTCCTCGCTGCCCTTTTCCAGACTGAGGACTTCCTGCGTGTCGTCATCATCGTCCTCAACGTTGATAAGAACGTCTGGTGGCGAAAACGGCTCATCATCTTTCACGGGTTGATCTTGTTCGACCCCTTCGTCTTCGGGTGAAGGCGCTGGGATTGCTTCAAGACGATAAACTTTACCCTTCTTTGGGCGTACGGCCATCTCGAACTCATACCGATCCACGGTTGAGACATCGCAAGGTGTTTGGCAGTAGGGGCATGCAGGGGAAACTTGATTAAGGTCGTAAAATCGGTGTCCACATATCTCGTTTGTACACGTATGTTTTGTTCCGCGCGGAGACGCAGGAAATTCCAGAGCAGCTATTAGGGGCACACAGTATCCTCTCAGCGTAAAGTCGTGTGGTTCTCGTGTACGCGCGATGCGCACTACGGGATTGTTGGTGTCAGTCGAGAAGCATGGGATAAGTGAGACTCGCCGACGATTGCCGGACGGCGATGCCATTCCGATCATCGACGAACAACGGCAGCTGCCTGGAACAGGCCAAGGCTCTGCCGAATGCCACGGCATGGGCCTTAAGACGGAAACACAACAAGCATAGATTACTTTGTCCGCGGAGTACCGACCACGAAGCCCCATGGGGCTTCGTGACGAGAATGTAATCACTTTTCATGAACACGTTCCTTTTGTGCCGAATCGACGGCGTAATGCAGAGCGCAAAATCAGCTATGAATTGCTTGCGATTTATTCAGAAGCTGCATCGCCTTTTTTCAGCGGCCAATGTGCGCCAATTGATGTTTTTTGGGCGCGACGGCTTCGAAGCAGCTCAAATAACGCGAACACTAGTTAGCTTTAGAATTCGCCAGTCTAGTAATTGTAGGCTCCATGTCGCCAAATGTCCAATCATATTCTTGCTCTTACGCAGAACATAACGCGAGCATTGGCAGCAATTGGGGTGGTTATCTGAGGCTGACGGACAGAAAGTTAGGCCAGTTCCTATTCTCATGCCGGCCGTTGATTGTTGGCCCGCCGTTACGCCTCGTGCATGAATGGGTGGCCTGTATCGCCTCGATCCGAGGAAGTTTGCACGCATTCGCTACGCCGAACGAGGGCGGTACTAATCTACAGTCGGACAGGTAACCTTCGTGCGGTCCAAGAGAGCACAGCGCAGTATCTGGGAATCGAAGTCGACGATGCGATCGAGATCGCCGAGAAGATCGACATCTGATGGCGTCACGCTCTACCTCCGATTCCAGACGTGATCGGCGTCGCCGATTGCCAGTCAGCTGATGGCCGCTAATGGGATAACCGGCTTTGCTGCAAACGACGATGCTTCGGTCCGCATGCCTGTTTCTGGCCCTGAACGCCGCGAGCTGAACGGCCGCTAACTGATCATTTCGTCGATCGCGGTTCGGTACGGCTTCAGTTCTTGCCTGGACCTAGCCAGCAGCTTCTAAAATTGTTTCTTGGCGCAGTACGCTACCCGACTCCGGGACATGTTTCAAAATGATTCTATAGCAGATCAGTCCTATTAGCTGCCATGGTGTAGCAGAGATCGGCGACGCAGGGAGCGCCGCCGACCACGTCCGGTATCGGAGGCAGAGCGTTAGTCGCTCAGATATCGATCTTCTCCGCGATCTCGATCGCGTCGTCGACCTCGATGCCGAGATATCTGACCGTGCTTTCGATCTTGGAATGCCCGAGCAAGAGTTGGACGGCCTGGAGATTTCCTGTTCGCCGGTAGATGAGTACGGCCTTCGTCCGCCGCAGCGAATGCGTGCCAAATTTTGCCGGGTCGAGACCGATGCTAGCGATCCACTCTAGCACCAGCCGCGCGTATTGCCGCGTTGTCAGCCCACCTCTGTCGCCACGGCCGGCGAAAAGGAACTGGCCCGGCTTGCGCTCCGTCAGACGCAGGTATTCGTCGATGGCCTGTCGAGTCTGATCGGTCAGTTCGAAGCGAACCGGCCTGCCGGTTTTCTTTTGCCGAATGGTTGCTCGATCCATTGAGTATCCGCTTGGAGCAACGTCATCGACGCGCACGGTGACAATATCGCAGCCGCGAAGTTTGCTGTCGATCGCTAGGTTGAAGAGTGCAAGATCCCTCTTCTTGCCCTCGATTTGCAACTTGGTTCTAATCGACCAGACATGGCTCGGCCTCAGCGGCGGTTTTGCGCCGACAAGTTTCCCTTTGTTCCACGGCACGCGAACTGGCTTGATAAGCGAATTGGCATGTTCCTGTTCCATGGTCTGTCTCCTTTCTAGAGAGACGAACGACCATGCGCTCGCGACGGCCGCGCGGATCAATCTAATGGTCGCTATCGGCCCAATTCTTCCTTGGCTTGGTTAGCGGTCCACGATTTTGACCCAAATCGGACACGCATCGATGGCCATGCCGTGCGCGCGGAGAGTCATAAATCTCATTGCGGAAAATATCTGTGCCGGCAACGGTCCTTTACTTGGCAACCGCCAAGCACTCGACTAGCGTTCGAGTAGATTTGTTCTTACGGGGGTTGCAATGCAGGTTTTCAAGTTAGGCTTCGCGGCCGCGGTTATGGTGTGCGCACTTTCGGCGATGGCTCAGGCGGCCGATTGTACAAGGGTCGCAGCCATTGGCGATAACATCACCCACGATTTGGCGGTCCTGTTCTCCACAAACGCACTTAAGAATACGATCGCCGGGCGAGGGCTTATAGGGAAGGGGCCAGTGAAAACCAGCTGCAAATCGGCGTCGGCGATGATTGAGTGTTACTCCTCGCAGATGGCCTGCAAGGGCGGAACGCCCGCGACCTGCTTGGGCCCCTGGCTATGCTTCTGAACCCGGCACTAGACGTGCCCTCATCTTGAATCTGTTCTTGCGGCTCGAACCTCGCAGTTATGCCGGGCACCATCCGAAAAGATGCATCGGGCGCTTCTGGCCCGTAACGCCGCCCGCCCGACTGAAGCTAACGGATCGGTTCACCTCCGGGAAGCAGTAGCCAGGAGGCGTCGGCGTCTGGGCAGAGCCGACGGTCGGTCCCAAAAGCGGTCATTGACCCTGCCGGTTAGCGAGAGCAATCCACATCCTTAGAGTTGCGTGCTTTCAAGAGCAAAGCGGACGCAGTCCTGGCCACGCAGAGGCACGATGCTCACCCATGGGCACTTCGATCAGTCTCACGGGCGAGAGCGTCCGACCATCGGCGGAAGACGATGCTGGCATTGACGCCGCCGAAGCCGAAGCCGTTCGATATTGCGTGCTCCATTCGAAGGGATCGGGCCTGTTTGCCCACGAGATCTATGCCTTCAGCGGCCGGATCGGGATTTTCCAAGTTGAGCGTCGGCGGCGCGACCTGATCGC encodes the following:
- a CDS encoding NADH ubiquinone oxidoreductase 20 kDa subunit, producing the protein MAVGACACTGGVFAGSYACIGPVSAVVPVDVTVPGCLPPPVNSFLGSLTPMVTWQEARVLSNRRRFL
- a CDS encoding HNH endonuclease, whose product is MRIIAQRLSNYRRRYLTHVVASHCKPWRDATNQERLDGENGFLLTPSIDHLFDRKIYWLEDSGRLIISPVAHRPSLQRRRSKPPRR
- a CDS encoding cold-shock protein, translating into MQTGTVKWFNSQKGFGFIQPEDGTQDVFVHISAVERAGLSNLNEGEKVSFEVVADRRTGKSSAQNLRPV
- a CDS encoding FYDLN acid domain-containing protein, with translation MGLRGRYSADKVIYACCVSVLRPMPWHSAEPWPVPGSCRCSSMIGMASPSGNRRRVSLIPCFSTDTNNPVVRIARTREPHDFTLRGYCVPLIAALEFPASPRGTKHTCTNEICGHRFYDLNQVSPACPYCQTPCDVSTVDRYEFEMAVRPKKGKVYRLEAIPAPSPEDEGVEQDQPVKDDEPFSPPDVLINVEDDDDDTQEVLSLEKGSEEVSSA
- a CDS encoding tyrosine-type recombinase/integrase gives rise to the protein MEQEHANSLIKPVRVPWNKGKLVGAKPPLRPSHVWSIRTKLQIEGKKRDLALFNLAIDSKLRGCDIVTVRVDDVAPSGYSMDRATIRQKKTGRPVRFELTDQTRQAIDEYLRLTERKPGQFLFAGRGDRGGLTTRQYARLVLEWIASIGLDPAKFGTHSLRRTKAVLIYRRTGNLQAVQLLLGHSKIESTVRYLGIEVDDAIEIAEKIDI